The Streptomyces sp. NBC_01298 genome contains the following window.
CGGGCCGGCCGGCGGCCCGGGGTGTGGGGGAGGCCGCCCGTGGAGGGCCTGCCGGAGCTGCGGGACTGGTTCGCGCGGGAGATCGGCGGGAGCGTCGCGGCCGGGGGCGTACTGGTGACCGCCGGCGGCCAGAGCGCGCTCGCCACCGCACTGCGGGCGCTGGCCCCGCCCGGGGCGCCGATCCTCGTCGAATCCCCGACCTACCCGGGTCTGCTGGCCCTCGCGCGGGCCGCCGGCTGCCGCCCGGTGCCGGTCCCGGTGGACGCGGACGGGGTCCGGCCGGAGCTGCTGGCCGCCGCCTTCGAAGCGACCGGGGCGCGGGTGTTCGTATGCCAGCCGCTGTTCCAGAACCCGACCGGGGCCGTGTTGTCCGGCGAGCGGCGGGGGGAGGTGCTGCGGATCGCGCGGGCCGCCGGGGCGTTCGTCCTGGAGGACGACTACGCGCGGCACCTGGGCCACGAGGACTCGGGTCCGCTGCCGGCGCCGCTCGCCGCCCAGGACCCCGACGGGGTGGTCGTCCACGTGCGGTCCCTGACCAAGGTCACCTCGCCCAGCCTGCGGGTGGGCGCGCTGGCGGCCCGCGGCCCGGTCTTCGACCGGCTGCGCGCCATCCAGGTCGTGGACAGCTTCTTCGTGCCCCGGCCGCTCCAGGAGGCCGCCCTGGAACTGGTGGGCGCACCCGCCTGGCCGCGCCACCTCAAATCCGTGGCCGCCGAACTGCGCCACCGCCGCGACGTCCTCACCGGAGCGCTGCGGCGGGAGCTGCCGGAGCTGGAAGTGCCCCATCCGCCGCGCGGCGGCTACCAGTTGTGGGCGCGTCCCGGCGGGGGCGGCGACGACGCGGCCTTCGTCGCCGCCGCCCTGCGGGCCGGGGTCGCGGTCGCGCCGGGACGGCCGTACTTCTGCGCGGAACCGCCCGGCCCGTTCGTCCGGCTGAGCTTCGCCGGGGTGTCCGGCGCGGGCGAACTGACCGAGGCCGTACGGAGGTTGCGGGCCGGCCAAGATCCGGAGGCGACGGCCCCATGGGGCTGAGGCGGCCAAATTCGGTTGAGGCGCCGGTGGGGCGTGCCTAGCCTGCGGGCATGGACGACAGCACAGACACCAGCGGCTCGGGCATCCGGATCACCACGATCGCGGAGCGGCCCGAACTGGCTTCCCGGCTCTGGGACATGAAGGACTCGTGGCCCGAGTTCGCGCAGCACGACGCGCTGGCCTGGCTGCTGTATCCGCGGATGGTGGCCGAGTTCCCGGAGTACGTCCTGATCGCCACGGACGGGGACGCGGTGGTCGCCCGGGGCTTCAGCCTGCCCTTCGCGCAGCACGCGCCGGGCCGCGCCGGGGCGCTGCCCGCGCAGGGCTGGGACCAGATCCTGATGTGGGCCTTCTCCGACCGGCGGCGCGGGGGCGAGACCGACACCGTGAGCGCGATCGAGATCAGCGTCGCGGTCGGCCGGCAGGGCGAGGGGCTCTCGGCCCTGATGCTCACCGCGATGCGCGAGAACGCCCGCGCCCGCGGCTTCGCCGAGGTGGTGGCCCCGGTGCGGCCCAGCGGGAAGCCGGCCGAGCCGGACGCCTCGATCCACGCATACGCGTACCGCACCCGCGAGGACGGCCTCCCGCACGACCCGTGGCTACGGGTCCACGTGCGGGCGGGCGGTGTCATCGACTCGGTGGCCCCGCTGTCGATGACGATCACCGGCTCGCTCGCGCAGTGGCGGGAGTGGACCGGCCTGCCCTTCGACACGGCCGGCCCCGTCCGCGTCCCGGGCGCCCTGTCCCCGGTCCACTGCGAACCGGAGCAGGGCTTCGCGGTCTACGTGGAGCCGAACGTCTGGGTCCGGCACGCGCTTTCCCGGAGCTAGAGGAGCCAGGGGAGCTAGAGGAGCGCGATGGGGGCGGTGGCGGAGGAGGAGAGGTAGATCCCGCCGATGCCCGCGTAGGTGGCCCGGTAGCCGCGCAAGAGTTCGTCCAGCGGGATCGTCAGCCGGGCCGGGGTATCGCAGCGGGCGGCTCCGAACTGGTCGGTGACGGCGGTGCACAGCGTCCGGCCGCCGACGGTGGTGAAGGTGACCGGTACGCCGTCCAGCCCGGCCGGGGCGTCCGCGATCCGCACGGTGGTGCTGAGGTTCTTGACCCCGAAGAGCAGCCCGTTCAGCTTCGCCGGACCAGCCGTGGTGGCCGTGGCCACAGCGGGCCGGACCAGCTCGGGCGCCTCGCAGAGCTGGGTGCCGGGAGCGTAGACCTGCCCGGTGGGGCAGGCCACGACGGTGGCGATCCCGCCCCCGCACTGCACGTAGAACCGCTGGTCCTGCGGCCGCGGCAGCCGCCCGGTGACGCCGCCGGCGCACGAGCCCTCGGCGGCGCTCGCGGGCACGGCCCCCGTTCCCAGCGCGAGGAGCGCCCCGGCGGCCAGCGCGGCGAGCGCGGCCCGTCCCCCGCGGGTCCGTTCCCCGCGGGTCCGTTCCCGGCCGGCCGGTCCCTTGCCGATACGTAACACCCTTGCCCCCAGCTCACTCACTGTGACGATATGAATACGAAGTGACTATAGGGACGGGCGCGCCAAGGAAGCAACGCCCTCAGGGCATCGCCAGGAAGTGCGAATATCCGCCGAAAGGAGCGGCCTAGCGGCCCCGCGGCTTTCCGCGCTTGCCGGTGGACTTCGCCGTGGCCTTGCCGCCCTTGGGAGCGCCGGAACGCGGGTTCCTGGCGGCCGGCTTGCCGCCCGACTTGGGGGCGGGCTTGCGGGCCGGCTTGGCCTTCTTCTGCTCGGGCTCGGGCTGCGTACGGCCGCGTCCGCGCGAGCTGTTGACCGTTCGCCCGCGCACGATCCCGATGAACTCCTCGACCAGCTCGGGAGTCTCGTCCGCCTCGGGCCACGACAGCGCGACGCGCGATTCGGGGGCGTCCAGCAGGGTCCGGTACGTGAGGTCCTTGCGGTGGTGCAGCCGCGCGAGCGACTGGGGCACGATCAGGACCCCGATGCCCGCGGCCACCAGCTCGATCGCGTCGGCCGTGGTCTCCGGGCGCTGGAGCGCGGCCTTGCCCGGCAGCTGCTCCCATTCGAGGGTGTCGTCCAGCGGGTGGAGCACGATGTCGTCGGCCAGCTCCGCCATCGACAGCTCCTCGGCCGCGGCCATGAGGTGGTCCTTGGGGATCACGACGACCGTGGTCTCGGTGTAGAGGGGGATCGCGCTGAGGTCCGTACGGTCGATCGGCAGCCGGACGAAACCGGCGTCGGCGCCGCCGCCGCGCAGCAGGGCGGGAGCCTCGGCGGGACTGACCTGCACGAGGGTGAGCGGAACGTCGGGCAGCCGCTCCTTCCAGATCCGGACCCACTTCGTGGGAGTCACCCCGGGGACGTATGCGAGCTGGAACGACGGGGGTGTCCGGGAGTCTGTCACCCGGCCAGATTACCGGCCGTGGTCGGAGGTGGCGCACATGCTCGATACCCTGGACCCCATGACGTCGCACCAGACCACCCAGACCATGAAGCCCGCCACTGCGGCGAAGAAGCTGGGTGTGTACCTCGAGGCCACCCCCGCAGAGTTCCAGGAGGGTGTCGTCTCGCGCACCGAGCTCGCCGCCCTCCAGGCCGAGCCGCCCCAGTGGCTGCAGGACCTCCGGAACAACGGCCCGCACCCCCGTCCGGTGGTCGCGGGGAAGCTCGGCGTCTCCATCGCCGGTCTGGCGCGCGGCGGTGTCACCGAGGCGCTCACCACGGAGCAGATCGAGGCCCTGAAGCAGGAGATGCCGGAGTGGCTCGCGAAGGAGCGCGCCATCCAGGCCGACGTCCGCAAGGAGACCGTCCGCATCAAGCAGATGCAGGCGGAAAAGGCCGAGAAGGCCGACAAGGCCAAGAAGTAGCGGCCCCTGCCGGGCCCCTCCCGCGCCGCTGCCGGACCCCGGTCGGCCCGCACCGCGCGTGAGATGCTGGTGCGCGTGACGATCGAGGACCTGGTGCGGCTGCGGCGGGCCCGGGACCTGATGGACCGCGACTACGCCGAGCCGCTGGACGTGCCGGCGCTGGCGTCCGTCGCCCTCATGTCGCCCGGGCACTTCTCCCGCAGCTTCCGGGCGGCCTTCGGGGAGAGCCCGTACAGCTATCTGATGACCCGCCGCGTCGAGCGGGCGAAGGCGCTGCTGCGCCGGGGCGACCTGAGCGTGACCGAGGTCTGCTTCGCGGTCGGATGCACCTCGCTGGGATCGTTCAGCTCGCGCTTCACGGAGCTGGTCGGCGAGACCCCCAGCGCCTACCGGGCCCGGCCGCACGAGGCGGGCGCCGCCATCCCCGCGTGTGTAGCCAAGGTCCTCACCCGGCCCGTCCGCCGGCCCGCGGGCCGCGGGGGAGCGGGATCCGCGGCCGCGTCGTAGCGTCGGGGCATGACCATCAAGCTCGCGCAGTGCTTCATCGCCGTCGACGACCACGACAAGGCGCTGGCCTTCTACCGTGACGCCCTCGGCATGGAAGTGCGCAATGACGTCGCCTTCGAGGGGATGCGCTGGGTGACCGTCGGCTCGCCCGAGCAGCCCGACGTGGAGATCGTCCTCGAACCGCCGCTCGCCGACCCCGGGGCATCTCCGGCCGACCGGCAGGCGATGGCGGAACTGCTGGCCAAGGGCGTGCTCCGCGGGGTGATCTTCGCGACGGACGACGTGGACGCCACCTTCGAGCGCATCCGGGCCAGCGGCGCGGAGGTGCTCCAGGAACCCGCCGACCAGCCGTACGGGGTCCGCGACTGCGCCTTCCGTGATCCGGCCGGCAACATGCTCCGCTTCAACCAGCCCCGGAACCGCTGACCCGGAGCCGCCGGCCCGGAACCGCTGACCCGGAGCCGCCGGCCCTGTGGCGGCACCGTGGCGGCCCTCACCCGGCCGCGGCGAACCCCGGGATCGTCGGCAGCACCCGTTCGGCCACGCGCAGGACGACCGCGTCGTCGGGCACCGCGCCGTCGGAGCGCCACAGGTTCAGCTCGTAGGAGCCGCCGCCGTCCTGCGGGTCCATGGCCACCACGAGGGCTCGGGTCGGAACGCCGGGGACGCTGCTCGTATCGCTGCCGTCCAGGCGGAAGCTGATGCTGATCGTGCGGTCCGAGTAGAAGGTGGCCGGGCGGCCCAGCACCGTCCGCGGCGGCGCACCGCCCCCGAGGAGCTCGGCCACGGTGGCGACCGAGAGCCGGCCGTAGGAGGCCCTCAGATGCACCGTGTAGGTCTCGAACTCGATCTCGGCCGTCGGGGTGTGGATCTCCTCGCCGGTGCCGGCGGGCTTGGAGGTGCTGCCACCGCCGTTCGCGTTCTTCACGACCTCCCCCGGGGTGCCCAGCAGATCGGCGAGATCGGGACGGTGCAGCGCCTCGCACAGCTGGACCCCGGAAACCTGCCCCGGCCCGTGCGCAGGCGTCTTCTCCGGCTTCTTCCCGGGGTACTCGTGCGAGCAGGTGACGGGCTGCGGCCGGGCGCTCGCGTCCATCGACTGCCCCACCGCCCAGAGGCCGATTCCCATGCCCCCGATCAGGACCACGGCCGTGATGCCCTGCCCTATCGCCGCGCGTGCCGTGATCGTCCCGACGTCTTCGGTCATGTCCCCCACCTGCTGTGATCCCCCGATATGTGCCCGGGGAACGTAACCCGTGATCATCCGGCGGACAAGGGAGTGACACTGGGGGAGCGGGGCCAGATGACTGCTTTGCATAAACGTGCGGTCGTACGTATAGTCATGCCATCGAGGAGGAGGGTCCGATGGTGGTACGTGTAGCGGTGGCCGGTGCGAGCGGATACGCGGGCGGTGAAGTGCTGCGCCTGCTGCTGGCACACCCCGAGGTGGAGATCGGCGCGCTGACCGCGAACTCCAACGCCGGGCAGCCGCTCGGTGCGCTCCAGCCGCACCTGGTGCCGCTGGCCGGACGCGTTCTGGAGGCGACCACGCCCGAGGTGCTCTCCGGTCATGATGTCGTCTTCCTGGCGCTGCCGCACGGCCAGTCCGCCGCCGTGGCCGCCCAGCTGGGCGAGGAGGTCCTCGTCGTCGACATGGGCGCCGACCACCGGCTCCAGGACTCCGCCGACTGGGACACGTTCTACGGCGCCCCGCACGCCGGGACCTGGCCCTACGGCCTCCCCGAGCTGCCCGGCGCCCGGGCCGCGCTGGCCGGCTCCAAGCGCATCGCCGTCCCCGGCTGCTACCCGACCGCCGTCTCGCTCGCGCTGTTCCCGGCCTACGCCGCGCAGCTCGCCGAGCCCGAGGCCGTGATCGTCGCCGCCACCGGCACCTCCGGCGCCGGCAAGGCCCTCAAGCCGCACCTGCTCGGCTCCGAGGTCATGGGCTCCATGAGCCCGTACGGGGTGGGCGGCGGCCACCGCCACACCCCCGAGATGGTGCAGAACCTCAGCCCCGTCGCCGGGCAGCGGGTCTCCGTCTCCTTCACGCCCACGCTGGCGCCGATGCCCCGCGGCATCCTGGCCACCTGCAGCGCCAAGGCGCTGCCGGGCACCACGGCCGACGCGGTCCGCGCCGCGTACGAGAAGGCCTACGCGGACGAGCCCTTCGTACACCTGCTGCCCGAGGGGCAGTGGCCGGCGACGGCGTCCGTCTACGGTTCCAACGCCGTTCAGATCCAGGTCGCGTACGACGAGGCCGCGCAGCGGATCATCGCGATCAGCGCCATCGACAACCTGACCAAGGGCACCGCCGGCGGCGCGGTCCAGAGCATGAACATCGCCCTCGGCCTCCCCGAGGCGCTGGGTCTTTCCACGATCGGAGTCGCACCGTGAGCAGGGGGCACCTCCCAGCGGTAGCTGGGGGAGCACGGGCAGCCACCGGGCTGCAGATGACGACGATGGCCGCAGGGGCGCGCTGCTCGGGCGGAGAAGCGAACGAGGAGATGCAGTGAGCGTCACGGCAGCACAGGGGTTCACGGCGGCGGGCATCGCCGCCGGGATCAAGGCGAACGGCAATCCCGACCTGGCCCTCGTGGTCAACACCGGGCCGCGCCTGGCCGCGGCGGGCGTCTTCACCTCCAACCGGGTCAAGGCCGCGCCCGTCCACTGGTCCGAGCAGGTCCTGCGCGGCGCGACCGTCAGCGCGGTGGTCCTCAACTCCGGCGGCGCCAACGCGTGCACCGGCCCCAAGGGCTTCCAGGACACCCACGCCACCGCCGAGAAGGTCGCGGCCGTCCTGAACCAGCAGGGTCTCGGGAACGGGGTCAACGCCGGCGAGGTCGCCGTCGCGTCCACCGGCCTGATCGGCGTCCTGCTCCCGATGGACAAGCTCCTCCCCGGCATCGAGACCGCGGCCGCCGCGCTCTCCGCCGACGGCGGCGAGGCCGCCGCCATCGCCATCAAGACCACCGACACCGTGCACAAGACGGCCACCGTCACCCAGGACGGCTGGACCGTCGGCGGCATGGCCAAGGGCGCGGGCATGCTCGCCCCGGGCCTGGCCACCATGCTCGTCGTCCTCACCACCGACGCGGAGCTGGACAGCGCCACCCTCGACAAGGCGCTGCGCGCCGCGACCCGCACCACCTTCGACCGGGTCGACTCCGACGGCTGCATGTCCACCAACGACACGGTGCTGCTGCTCGCCTCCGGGGCGTCCGGCCGGGTGCCGGCGTACGGGGCGTTCGCGGAGGCCGTACGCACGGTCTGCGACGACC
Protein-coding sequences here:
- a CDS encoding aminotransferase-like domain-containing protein translates to MYERSSVVELAESLRGELNRYSVGGKLPSSRALVEQYRVSPVTVSRALAQLAAEGLVVTRPGAGVYRAQPRTQAPAPGDTSWQAVALSAEDSGEVVPRSVDASGVLVTLAAPPAGVIPLHSGYLHSALQPERAMAAALARAGRRPGVWGRPPVEGLPELRDWFAREIGGSVAAGGVLVTAGGQSALATALRALAPPGAPILVESPTYPGLLALARAAGCRPVPVPVDADGVRPELLAAAFEATGARVFVCQPLFQNPTGAVLSGERRGEVLRIARAAGAFVLEDDYARHLGHEDSGPLPAPLAAQDPDGVVVHVRSLTKVTSPSLRVGALAARGPVFDRLRAIQVVDSFFVPRPLQEAALELVGAPAWPRHLKSVAAELRHRRDVLTGALRRELPELEVPHPPRGGYQLWARPGGGGDDAAFVAAALRAGVAVAPGRPYFCAEPPGPFVRLSFAGVSGAGELTEAVRRLRAGQDPEATAPWG
- a CDS encoding N-acetyltransferase, with amino-acid sequence MDDSTDTSGSGIRITTIAERPELASRLWDMKDSWPEFAQHDALAWLLYPRMVAEFPEYVLIATDGDAVVARGFSLPFAQHAPGRAGALPAQGWDQILMWAFSDRRRGGETDTVSAIEISVAVGRQGEGLSALMLTAMRENARARGFAEVVAPVRPSGKPAEPDASIHAYAYRTREDGLPHDPWLRVHVRAGGVIDSVAPLSMTITGSLAQWREWTGLPFDTAGPVRVPGALSPVHCEPEQGFAVYVEPNVWVRHALSRS
- a CDS encoding chitin binding peritrophin-A domain-containing protein; its protein translation is MSELGARVLRIGKGPAGRERTRGERTRGGRAALAALAAGALLALGTGAVPASAAEGSCAGGVTGRLPRPQDQRFYVQCGGGIATVVACPTGQVYAPGTQLCEAPELVRPAVATATTAGPAKLNGLLFGVKNLSTTVRIADAPAGLDGVPVTFTTVGGRTLCTAVTDQFGAARCDTPARLTIPLDELLRGYRATYAGIGGIYLSSSATAPIALL
- a CDS encoding LysR family substrate-binding domain-containing protein, coding for MTDSRTPPSFQLAYVPGVTPTKWVRIWKERLPDVPLTLVQVSPAEAPALLRGGGADAGFVRLPIDRTDLSAIPLYTETTVVVIPKDHLMAAAEELSMAELADDIVLHPLDDTLEWEQLPGKAALQRPETTADAIELVAAGIGVLIVPQSLARLHHRKDLTYRTLLDAPESRVALSWPEADETPELVEEFIGIVRGRTVNSSRGRGRTQPEPEQKKAKPARKPAPKSGGKPAARNPRSGAPKGGKATAKSTGKRGKPRGR
- a CDS encoding DUF5997 family protein; translated protein: MLDTLDPMTSHQTTQTMKPATAAKKLGVYLEATPAEFQEGVVSRTELAALQAEPPQWLQDLRNNGPHPRPVVAGKLGVSIAGLARGGVTEALTTEQIEALKQEMPEWLAKERAIQADVRKETVRIKQMQAEKAEKADKAKK
- a CDS encoding helix-turn-helix transcriptional regulator, giving the protein MTIEDLVRLRRARDLMDRDYAEPLDVPALASVALMSPGHFSRSFRAAFGESPYSYLMTRRVERAKALLRRGDLSVTEVCFAVGCTSLGSFSSRFTELVGETPSAYRARPHEAGAAIPACVAKVLTRPVRRPAGRGGAGSAAAS
- a CDS encoding VOC family protein → MTIKLAQCFIAVDDHDKALAFYRDALGMEVRNDVAFEGMRWVTVGSPEQPDVEIVLEPPLADPGASPADRQAMAELLAKGVLRGVIFATDDVDATFERIRASGAEVLQEPADQPYGVRDCAFRDPAGNMLRFNQPRNR
- a CDS encoding DUF6215 domain-containing protein is translated as MTEDVGTITARAAIGQGITAVVLIGGMGIGLWAVGQSMDASARPQPVTCSHEYPGKKPEKTPAHGPGQVSGVQLCEALHRPDLADLLGTPGEVVKNANGGGSTSKPAGTGEEIHTPTAEIEFETYTVHLRASYGRLSVATVAELLGGGAPPRTVLGRPATFYSDRTISISFRLDGSDTSSVPGVPTRALVVAMDPQDGGGSYELNLWRSDGAVPDDAVVLRVAERVLPTIPGFAAAG
- the argC gene encoding N-acetyl-gamma-glutamyl-phosphate reductase, with amino-acid sequence MVVRVAVAGASGYAGGEVLRLLLAHPEVEIGALTANSNAGQPLGALQPHLVPLAGRVLEATTPEVLSGHDVVFLALPHGQSAAVAAQLGEEVLVVDMGADHRLQDSADWDTFYGAPHAGTWPYGLPELPGARAALAGSKRIAVPGCYPTAVSLALFPAYAAQLAEPEAVIVAATGTSGAGKALKPHLLGSEVMGSMSPYGVGGGHRHTPEMVQNLSPVAGQRVSVSFTPTLAPMPRGILATCSAKALPGTTADAVRAAYEKAYADEPFVHLLPEGQWPATASVYGSNAVQIQVAYDEAAQRIIAISAIDNLTKGTAGGAVQSMNIALGLPEALGLSTIGVAP
- the argJ gene encoding bifunctional glutamate N-acetyltransferase/amino-acid acetyltransferase ArgJ, producing MSVTAAQGFTAAGIAAGIKANGNPDLALVVNTGPRLAAAGVFTSNRVKAAPVHWSEQVLRGATVSAVVLNSGGANACTGPKGFQDTHATAEKVAAVLNQQGLGNGVNAGEVAVASTGLIGVLLPMDKLLPGIETAAAALSADGGEAAAIAIKTTDTVHKTATVTQDGWTVGGMAKGAGMLAPGLATMLVVLTTDAELDSATLDKALRAATRTTFDRVDSDGCMSTNDTVLLLASGASGRVPAYGAFAEAVRTVCDDLARQLIGDAEGASKDIHIEVIGAATEEDAVEVGRSIARNNLLKCAIHGEDPNWGRVLSAIGTTKAAFDPDRLNVAINDVWVCKNGSVGEDRDLVSMKGREVRITADLSTGSESAVIWANDLTAEYVHENSAYSS